One stretch of Pomacea canaliculata isolate SZHN2017 linkage group LG11, ASM307304v1, whole genome shotgun sequence DNA includes these proteins:
- the LOC112575035 gene encoding monocarboxylate transporter 3-like isoform X2, which yields MLGSLLIAFGLLTASFASDLVSLILFYGVVAGTGSGLAYTPSVTFIAVYFVRYRVIVNGLILAAPGIGVLAGPYLLRWLIETQGWRLALAACGALMLHMCVLSALLFTPPGEGSSASCTCIRKKDIAKGQLVKVDMLLTRDPNLESRTNWKMSELGSVLLTDSVVWTVEKPSKDETMSLMQRLTNLLRLRFMWIMCLNQFLLYAGYSVNSILFPSYAQSVGVAFSDLPALYTVYGTTMIVSRVTAGFVFNLLPQHHVTIYLVLQLCVALVLLLLPLYGLNLQLLFFAQFLIGLTYGPVFLLVTPMLISQVGMDNLPVAFGTLMLCCGVGYIIAPPIGGLMYDIFGDYKVSYHIAGSTIALAALSVIPLLFLKVDDKKKDEKFNETTLLSPSDADAESDGLVTKHSNGSASSFLTGKTSNPSLLSTAPPVSELTETWELESASSFREV from the exons ATGCTGGGATCGCTGCTCATCGCCTTCGGCCTTCTCACCGCCAGCTTCGCCTCTGACCTCGTCTCACTCATTCTTTTCTACGGCGTCGTTGCCG GCACTGGCTCGGGTCTGGCCTACACGCCATCTGTAACCTTCATTGCCGTTTACTTCGTCCGCTACCGCGTCATCGTCAACGGCCTCATCCTAGCGGCGCCTGGGATCGGGGTCCTGGCGGGCCCCTACCTTCTGCGCTGGCTGATCGAGACGCAGGGCTGGCGCCTGGCGCTGGCTGCTTGTGGCGCCTTAATGCTGCATATGTGCGTGTTGTCTGCCCTCCTCTTCACGCCCCCTGGCGAGGGGTCTAGCGCGTCCTGCACGTGCATCCGTAAGAAGGATATCGCGAAAGGTCAGCTGGTCAAGGTCGACATGCTACTAACGCGCGACCCGAACCTGGAGTCGAGGACGAACTGGAAAATGTCCGAGTTGGGAAGTGTCCTGCTGACTGACTCTGTTGTGTGGACTGTGGAGAAGCCAAGCAAAGATGAAACAATGTCACTAat GCAGCGCCTGACAAACCTGCTGCGGCTGCGGTTCATGTGGATCATGTGTCTGAACCAGTTCCTCCTCTATGCTGGCTACTCCGTCAACTCCATCCTCTTCCCCTCCTACGCGCAAAGTGTGGGCGTGGCCTTCTCGGACCTGCCCGCTCTGTACACAGTGTACGGGACGACTATGATCGTCTCCCGTGTCACCGCCGGCTTCGTCTTCAACCTCCTGCCGCAGCACCACGTGACCATTTACCTCGTCCTGCAGCTGTGCGTGGCCCtggtgctgttgctgctgccgctgTACGGACTGAATCTGCAGCTGCTCTTCTTCGCGCAGTTTCTAATCG GTCTGACCTATGGTCCGGTGTTTTTGCTCGTCACGCCAATGCTCATTTCACAGGTGGGCATGGACAACCTACCTGTAGCTTTTGGCACACTAATGCTTTGCTGTGGAGTTGGCTATATCATCGCTCCACCAATCGGAG gtcTGATGTACGACATCTTTGGTGACTACAAAGTTTCCTATCATATAGCAG GGTCAACGATCGCCTTGGCAGCTTTGTCGGTTATACCATTGTTATTTCTGAAAGTCGATGACAAGAAAAAGGACGAAAAGTTCAACGAGACAACCTTGTTGTCTCCTAGCGACGCAGACGCCGAAAGTGACGGGTTGGTGACAAAACACAGTAACGGCTCCGCGTCTTCTTTTCTCACGGGAAAAACCAGCAATCCTTCCCTGTTGTCCACAGCTCCTCCAGTCAGTGAACTAACTGAAACCTGGGAATTAGAGTCCGCGAGTTCGTTCCGGGAGGTGTAA
- the LOC112575039 gene encoding uncharacterized protein C1orf131 homolog, giving the protein MAAQHMCSGSVQKHSSSANKPEIVVYHAPSRKKKNVRNESIPSSSSPKTSAPPEFNLEKARAEIRQLGIQGFTGRTKTEAEIAKLRDLGAKIPKVWVRKMERKKRNINYQRHRQDLRIGVKTKVAKGPEKKDKKISKDDSKFKATIGKVSGGVHFLKEADIKRVMNS; this is encoded by the exons ATGGCCGCTCAACACATGTGCAGTGGGTCTGTTCAAAAACACTCTTCATCGGCTAACAAACCAGAGATCGTCGTATATCATGCACcgtcaagaaaaaagaaaaatgttagaaatgaG TCtattccatcatcatcatcaccaaagACCTCAGCTCCACCTGAATTTAACCTTGAAAAGGCTCGGGCTGAAATTCGTCAGCTGGGAATTCAAGGCTTTACTGGTCGGACCAAGACAGAAGCAGAAATAGCCAAATTAAGAGATCTGGGAGCAAAA ATCCCAAAAGTCTGGGTGaggaaaatggaaagaaagaagaggaataTCAATTATCAAAGACACAGACAG GATCTTCGGATTGGAGTGAAAACAAAAGTAGCAAAAGGTccagagaagaaagacaa aaaaatcagTAAAGATGACTCTAAATTTAAAGCTACAATTGGAAAAGTGAGTGGTGGCGTCCACTTTCTTAAAGAAGCAGATATTAAAAGAGTAATGAACTCGTGA
- the LOC112575035 gene encoding monocarboxylate transporter 12-like isoform X1, which yields MDPQRDVDRGWAWVVLVATVVNMMLQSFLSVSAGIFQIEFLEAFEGSSKGVIALIGAMSACGQTLLGPVAGVLSSAVTPRVTIMLGSLLIAFGLLTASFASDLVSLILFYGVVAGTGSGLAYTPSVTFIAVYFVRYRVIVNGLILAAPGIGVLAGPYLLRWLIETQGWRLALAACGALMLHMCVLSALLFTPPGEGSSASCTCIRKKDIAKGQLVKVDMLLTRDPNLESRTNWKMSELGSVLLTDSVVWTVEKPSKDETMSLMQRLTNLLRLRFMWIMCLNQFLLYAGYSVNSILFPSYAQSVGVAFSDLPALYTVYGTTMIVSRVTAGFVFNLLPQHHVTIYLVLQLCVALVLLLLPLYGLNLQLLFFAQFLIGLTYGPVFLLVTPMLISQVGMDNLPVAFGTLMLCCGVGYIIAPPIGGLMYDIFGDYKVSYHIAGSTIALAALSVIPLLFLKVDDKKKDEKFNETTLLSPSDADAESDGLVTKHSNGSASSFLTGKTSNPSLLSTAPPVSELTETWELESASSFREV from the exons ATGGACCCCCAGCGGGATGTCGACAGAGGCTGGGCGTGGGTGGTGCTGGTGGCGACAGTGGTCAACATGATGCTACAgtcctttctctctgtgtcgGCCGGAATATTCCAG ATAGAGTTCCTAGAGGCGTTTGAGGGCAGCAGCAAAGGTGTCATTGCACTGATCGGCGCCATGTCGGCGTGTGGACAGACACTGCTGG GCCCTGTTGCCGGTGTCCTGAGCAGCGCCGTGACCCCGCGAGTGACCATCATGCTGGGATCGCTGCTCATCGCCTTCGGCCTTCTCACCGCCAGCTTCGCCTCTGACCTCGTCTCACTCATTCTTTTCTACGGCGTCGTTGCCG GCACTGGCTCGGGTCTGGCCTACACGCCATCTGTAACCTTCATTGCCGTTTACTTCGTCCGCTACCGCGTCATCGTCAACGGCCTCATCCTAGCGGCGCCTGGGATCGGGGTCCTGGCGGGCCCCTACCTTCTGCGCTGGCTGATCGAGACGCAGGGCTGGCGCCTGGCGCTGGCTGCTTGTGGCGCCTTAATGCTGCATATGTGCGTGTTGTCTGCCCTCCTCTTCACGCCCCCTGGCGAGGGGTCTAGCGCGTCCTGCACGTGCATCCGTAAGAAGGATATCGCGAAAGGTCAGCTGGTCAAGGTCGACATGCTACTAACGCGCGACCCGAACCTGGAGTCGAGGACGAACTGGAAAATGTCCGAGTTGGGAAGTGTCCTGCTGACTGACTCTGTTGTGTGGACTGTGGAGAAGCCAAGCAAAGATGAAACAATGTCACTAat GCAGCGCCTGACAAACCTGCTGCGGCTGCGGTTCATGTGGATCATGTGTCTGAACCAGTTCCTCCTCTATGCTGGCTACTCCGTCAACTCCATCCTCTTCCCCTCCTACGCGCAAAGTGTGGGCGTGGCCTTCTCGGACCTGCCCGCTCTGTACACAGTGTACGGGACGACTATGATCGTCTCCCGTGTCACCGCCGGCTTCGTCTTCAACCTCCTGCCGCAGCACCACGTGACCATTTACCTCGTCCTGCAGCTGTGCGTGGCCCtggtgctgttgctgctgccgctgTACGGACTGAATCTGCAGCTGCTCTTCTTCGCGCAGTTTCTAATCG GTCTGACCTATGGTCCGGTGTTTTTGCTCGTCACGCCAATGCTCATTTCACAGGTGGGCATGGACAACCTACCTGTAGCTTTTGGCACACTAATGCTTTGCTGTGGAGTTGGCTATATCATCGCTCCACCAATCGGAG gtcTGATGTACGACATCTTTGGTGACTACAAAGTTTCCTATCATATAGCAG GGTCAACGATCGCCTTGGCAGCTTTGTCGGTTATACCATTGTTATTTCTGAAAGTCGATGACAAGAAAAAGGACGAAAAGTTCAACGAGACAACCTTGTTGTCTCCTAGCGACGCAGACGCCGAAAGTGACGGGTTGGTGACAAAACACAGTAACGGCTCCGCGTCTTCTTTTCTCACGGGAAAAACCAGCAATCCTTCCCTGTTGTCCACAGCTCCTCCAGTCAGTGAACTAACTGAAACCTGGGAATTAGAGTCCGCGAGTTCGTTCCGGGAGGTGTAA